In one window of Frigoriglobus tundricola DNA:
- a CDS encoding ComEA family DNA-binding protein → MSAPSPPPPPPGLHAPGPPGTSRGAQTALGVFLAVLIGLLAVRGYGNRFGARPTEPVTADLTDLNTADQQELGQVPGVGPKVAEAVVDHRRLHGPFKSVDELRNVRGVGPITFEKIRDQFRVGPLPQPASVEAPPSPSPPAPAHAPARVPRTVASASKKIQPGEDPINVNTATADELQRLPGIGPVTAQAIIAARANAPFQMLHDLDKVKGIGPKTLEKLRPFVVVK, encoded by the coding sequence ATGAGCGCCCCTTCCCCTCCACCACCGCCTCCGGGGCTTCACGCCCCCGGCCCGCCCGGAACGTCGCGCGGCGCGCAGACGGCGCTGGGCGTATTCCTCGCGGTGCTGATCGGGTTACTTGCGGTCCGCGGGTACGGTAACCGGTTCGGCGCCCGGCCGACGGAACCTGTCACGGCTGATCTCACCGATCTCAACACCGCGGACCAACAGGAACTCGGCCAGGTGCCCGGCGTCGGGCCGAAGGTGGCGGAAGCCGTCGTGGATCACCGCCGGCTGCACGGGCCGTTCAAGTCGGTCGATGAACTGAGGAACGTACGCGGCGTCGGCCCGATCACGTTCGAAAAGATCCGCGATCAGTTCCGCGTCGGTCCGCTGCCGCAACCCGCGTCTGTTGAAGCACCGCCCTCGCCGTCACCACCGGCGCCCGCACACGCGCCGGCCCGGGTGCCGCGCACGGTCGCTTCCGCGTCGAAGAAGATTCAGCCCGGCGAGGACCCGATCAACGTGAACACCGCGACCGCGGACGAACTCCAGCGCCTGCCGGGCATCGGCCCCGTCACGGCGCAGGCGATCATCGCGGCGCGGGCGAACGCTCCGTTTCAAATGCTCCACGATCTCGACAAGGTGAAGGGCATCGGCCCGAAAACGCTAGAAAAGCTGCGGCCGTTTGTCGTGGTGAAGTGA
- a CDS encoding class I SAM-dependent methyltransferase, producing the protein MTGTDRRLSEQLFHDRQAADRADSFRAGTAALRFDTDTYLDHETWVRPAFAALGALRGRAALDYGCGHGMAAVTMARAGARVTAFDLSPGYVQEARERAAANGVSVECVTADGEELPFANATFDAVWGNAILHHLDLAKAGRELKRVLKPGGVAVFCEPWGGNPLLGFARRRLPYPGKDRTPDEQPLTNRDLRPLRAAFPDLDVRGFQLLGMVRRVWRRPRVLRTLDAADERLLRAVPALRNWCRYVVIVLRAE; encoded by the coding sequence ATGACCGGCACGGACCGCCGCCTCAGCGAGCAGCTCTTCCACGACCGCCAGGCGGCCGACCGCGCGGACAGCTTCCGCGCCGGAACCGCCGCCCTGCGGTTCGATACCGACACTTACCTGGACCACGAGACGTGGGTGCGGCCGGCGTTCGCGGCGCTCGGTGCCCTGCGCGGCCGGGCCGCCCTGGATTACGGCTGCGGGCACGGCATGGCCGCCGTCACGATGGCCCGCGCCGGCGCGCGCGTCACGGCGTTCGACCTGTCCCCCGGGTACGTCCAGGAGGCCCGCGAGCGGGCCGCGGCCAACGGCGTGAGTGTCGAATGCGTGACCGCCGACGGCGAAGAGTTGCCGTTCGCTAACGCGACCTTTGATGCAGTATGGGGCAACGCGATCCTCCACCACCTCGATCTCGCGAAGGCCGGCCGCGAGTTGAAACGCGTGCTGAAGCCCGGCGGGGTCGCGGTGTTCTGCGAACCGTGGGGCGGGAACCCGCTCCTGGGCTTCGCACGCCGCCGGCTACCGTATCCGGGCAAGGACCGCACGCCGGACGAGCAGCCGCTCACGAACCGCGACCTGCGCCCGCTCCGCGCGGCGTTCCCCGACCTGGACGTGCGCGGGTTCCAGCTCCTCGGCATGGTCCGCCGGGTGTGGCGCCGGCCGCGCGTGCTCCGGACGCTCGACGCCGCGGACGAGCGCCTGTTGCGCGCCGTGCCGGCTCTGAGAAATTGGTGCCGGTATGTGGTGATCGTGCTGCGGGCCGAGTAA
- a CDS encoding HTTM domain-containing protein: MSEAREVGVRPWFPWPLSRWSWWTESIPAERVAALRIVTALVLILDLLLSYLPHFDVLFSPDALGGRDLYAGKFRADHYFWSVLRWLPDSWGPRAVFGVWAASAVGLLVGWRPLVCALVAWACAVSVWNINPGPHNGGDRLRHTLLLMVAASGSGAVWAVSSVRSKGDPRPALVPGWPVKILFVQLAVLYFVSAYYKVLSPVWRNGYVMYWASHDLYWSLTPGVSVQVPVGLHRLSALVTLIWELGFPVLAVLKRTRAATLILGVIFHLGTLFTLEVGNFALYSIACYTAFAPWERLRNWRRTTEPESREAVASSSLAKVC; encoded by the coding sequence GTGAGCGAAGCGCGCGAGGTCGGCGTGCGGCCGTGGTTCCCGTGGCCGCTGTCGCGGTGGTCGTGGTGGACCGAATCGATCCCGGCCGAGCGGGTCGCGGCGCTGCGCATCGTGACGGCACTGGTGCTGATCCTGGACCTGCTGCTCAGCTACTTACCGCACTTCGATGTGCTGTTCTCCCCGGACGCGCTCGGCGGCCGGGACCTGTACGCGGGCAAGTTCCGCGCCGATCACTACTTCTGGTCGGTTCTCCGCTGGCTGCCGGACTCGTGGGGGCCACGCGCGGTGTTCGGCGTGTGGGCCGCGTCCGCGGTCGGCCTGCTCGTGGGCTGGCGGCCGCTCGTCTGCGCGCTGGTCGCGTGGGCGTGTGCCGTGTCCGTGTGGAACATCAACCCCGGGCCGCACAACGGTGGCGATCGCCTGCGCCACACGCTGTTGCTGATGGTCGCGGCGAGCGGTTCGGGCGCGGTGTGGGCGGTGTCGTCCGTTCGATCGAAGGGGGACCCTCGTCCGGCGCTGGTACCGGGGTGGCCGGTGAAAATATTGTTCGTTCAGCTCGCCGTGCTGTACTTCGTAAGTGCCTATTACAAGGTCCTCAGCCCTGTGTGGCGCAACGGGTACGTGATGTACTGGGCGTCCCACGATCTGTACTGGTCGCTGACGCCTGGCGTGTCGGTGCAGGTGCCGGTCGGGCTGCACCGGCTCTCCGCGCTCGTGACGCTGATCTGGGAACTCGGGTTCCCGGTACTCGCGGTGCTGAAGCGGACCCGCGCCGCCACGCTGATCCTCGGCGTGATCTTCCACCTGGGCACGCTGTTCACGCTCGAAGTCGGCAACTTCGCGCTCTACTCCATCGCCTGCTACACCGCGTTCGCACCGTGGGAACGGTTGCGGAATTGGCGGCGAACGACCGAGCCGGAGTCGCGCGAAGCGGTTGCCTCTTCATCGCTCGCGAAGGTGTGTTGA
- a CDS encoding SDR family NAD(P)-dependent oxidoreductase translates to MSEKKVALVTGSGKRRVGARVLEALAARGYSVAVHYRTSATEATETAARMSAQFGVPALAVQADLADEAAVKRAVSETLARFGRIDVLVNCAAIWNRKPLEEVTAADVREHFDTNLLGTFLTCQHVGLAMVGQPGGGCIVNIGDWADVRPYRDFAAYFPSKAAIPGLTRVFAVELGTRNPNVRVNAVLPGPVMLPPDVSEEEKEQIVAGTLVNREGSPAHVATAVLHFIDNDFVTGTCLPVDGGRSVFANGF, encoded by the coding sequence GTGAGCGAAAAAAAGGTGGCTCTGGTTACGGGTAGCGGGAAGCGGCGGGTGGGGGCGCGCGTTCTGGAGGCACTCGCGGCCCGCGGGTACTCGGTCGCGGTCCATTACCGCACGTCCGCAACGGAAGCGACGGAGACCGCGGCCCGGATGAGCGCGCAGTTCGGCGTTCCCGCTCTGGCCGTTCAGGCCGACCTGGCCGACGAGGCGGCGGTGAAGCGGGCGGTGAGTGAAACGCTCGCCCGATTCGGCCGCATCGACGTGCTCGTGAACTGCGCCGCCATCTGGAACCGCAAACCGCTGGAAGAAGTGACCGCGGCGGACGTGCGCGAGCACTTCGATACGAACCTGCTCGGCACCTTCCTCACCTGCCAGCACGTCGGGCTCGCAATGGTCGGGCAGCCCGGCGGCGGGTGCATCGTGAACATCGGCGACTGGGCCGACGTGCGCCCGTATCGTGACTTCGCCGCGTATTTTCCGAGCAAGGCCGCGATCCCCGGTCTCACCCGGGTGTTTGCCGTCGAGCTGGGCACCCGCAACCCGAATGTCCGCGTGAACGCGGTGCTCCCCGGGCCGGTGATGCTGCCGCCGGACGTGAGCGAGGAAGAGAAGGAGCAGATCGTTGCGGGCACCCTGGTGAATCGTGAGGGAAGCCCCGCGCACGTGGCCACGGCGGTGCTACACTTCATCGACAACGACTTCGTTACGGGCACCTGCCTCCCGGTGGACGGCGGACGCAGCGTGTTCGCGAACGGGTTCTGA
- a CDS encoding DUF1802 family protein: MLSVAFKEWAVICAALAKGRQALILRKGGIAEEGGVFRPEHPEFLLYPTYFHEHRAGVKPEDLPLLEQAEAAKPPAGTVRFTHFARVESVTHVSDLDAVLAFDSLYAWTPEVVKQRFHYRTPGLFVFTVRVFKLAHPVDVVERPEYAGCKTWVPLDAAVDTTGAVPVVSDEDSVLLQTLPAGS, encoded by the coding sequence ATGCTTTCGGTCGCGTTCAAAGAATGGGCGGTGATCTGCGCCGCGCTCGCGAAGGGCCGGCAGGCGCTCATTCTGCGCAAGGGCGGCATAGCGGAAGAGGGCGGGGTGTTCCGTCCGGAACACCCCGAGTTTCTGCTCTATCCGACATACTTCCACGAACACCGAGCCGGCGTGAAGCCGGAGGACCTGCCGCTCCTCGAACAGGCGGAGGCCGCCAAACCGCCGGCGGGCACGGTGCGGTTCACGCACTTCGCCCGCGTCGAATCGGTCACCCACGTCTCCGATCTGGACGCCGTCCTCGCGTTCGATTCGCTTTACGCCTGGACGCCGGAAGTGGTCAAGCAGCGGTTCCACTACCGCACGCCGGGCTTGTTCGTGTTCACCGTCCGCGTGTTCAAGTTGGCGCATCCGGTGGACGTGGTCGAGCGGCCCGAATACGCCGGCTGCAAAACGTGGGTGCCCCTCGATGCGGCGGTTGACACCACCGGCGCGGTGCCGGTTGTATCCGACGAAGACTCGGTCCTGCTGCAAACGCTGCCGGCCGGTTCATAG
- a CDS encoding NAD(P)H-dependent glycerol-3-phosphate dehydrogenase, with product MTTFAVLGSGGWGTAVAVLLAQNPAHRVRLWSAHPDHAAVLRATRENTRLLPGVRIPDSLQITSDPAEAVASADCWVTAIPTTYLRATLGRFSALRADDAPVVSLTKGLEVTTFRRPSEIIGELLKTENVAVLSGPSHAEEVARGMPTSLVVAADGALAPWVQQRFGTDRFRVYTNGDLVGVELAGALKNVIGIAAGICDGLGFGDNAKAALLTRGLVEMTRFGVAHGAEPATFHGLAGTGDLITTCFSPHGRNRRVGYRLGRGEPLDDVLAGPQVAEGVLTSRSVFERTSRSGIDAPIMTAVYEVLHNGKSPRSAVQDLMTRSQKHERL from the coding sequence ATGACCACGTTCGCAGTTCTCGGCAGCGGCGGGTGGGGCACGGCCGTCGCGGTGCTGCTGGCACAAAATCCGGCGCACCGCGTCCGGCTCTGGTCCGCGCACCCGGACCACGCCGCGGTGCTCCGCGCCACGCGCGAGAACACCCGGTTGCTACCGGGCGTCCGAATCCCGGATTCGCTTCAGATCACCTCCGATCCGGCCGAAGCCGTCGCTTCCGCTGACTGTTGGGTCACCGCGATCCCAACGACGTACCTGCGCGCGACACTCGGGCGCTTCTCGGCCCTCCGCGCCGACGACGCTCCGGTCGTGAGTCTGACGAAGGGGCTGGAGGTCACCACCTTCCGGCGCCCGTCGGAGATCATCGGCGAATTGCTCAAGACGGAGAACGTCGCCGTGCTGAGCGGGCCGAGCCACGCGGAAGAGGTCGCCCGCGGGATGCCGACGTCCCTGGTTGTGGCGGCCGACGGCGCGCTCGCACCGTGGGTGCAGCAGCGGTTCGGCACCGATCGCTTCCGCGTGTACACCAACGGCGATCTGGTGGGTGTGGAGCTGGCCGGCGCGCTCAAGAACGTAATCGGTATCGCCGCCGGTATTTGCGACGGCCTCGGGTTCGGCGACAACGCGAAGGCCGCGCTGCTCACGCGCGGGCTCGTTGAGATGACCCGGTTCGGCGTCGCGCACGGCGCCGAACCCGCCACGTTCCACGGCCTCGCGGGCACCGGCGACCTGATTACGACGTGCTTCAGCCCACACGGGCGGAACCGCCGCGTCGGTTATCGTTTGGGAAGGGGCGAGCCGCTCGACGACGTGCTGGCGGGGCCGCAGGTCGCGGAGGGCGTCCTCACGAGCCGGAGCGTGTTCGAGCGGACGAGCCGCAGCGGCATCGATGCCCCGATCATGACCGCCGTGTACGAAGTGCTGCACAACGGCAAGTCGCCGCGTAGCGCGGTGCAAGACCTGATGACGCGGAGCCAAAAACACGAGAGGCTGTGA
- a CDS encoding peptidase associated/transthyretin-like domain-containing protein, with translation MRRLYSGAVFSFVVIWSAGCTGEPKADVTGQVTYNGKPLAFGSVIMLKASGPGEPAVAEIQPDGTYTFRGIPVGETKIGVVSSDPNIKLDLRGDQKQLPPKADPKLWFPIPSKYAQPTSSGLSCNLSAGSNTHGIDLK, from the coding sequence ATGCGGCGCCTGTATTCGGGGGCAGTATTTTCGTTCGTGGTGATCTGGTCGGCCGGTTGCACGGGCGAGCCGAAGGCCGACGTAACCGGCCAGGTGACCTACAACGGCAAACCGTTGGCGTTCGGCTCGGTGATTATGCTAAAAGCGAGCGGTCCCGGGGAACCGGCGGTCGCCGAAATTCAACCCGACGGCACGTACACCTTCCGCGGCATTCCCGTCGGCGAGACCAAGATTGGCGTGGTCAGCAGCGACCCAAACATCAAGCTGGATCTGCGCGGGGACCAGAAGCAACTTCCACCGAAAGCCGATCCGAAACTGTGGTTCCCGATCCCCTCGAAGTACGCCCAACCGACCAGTTCGGGACTCAGTTGCAACCTCAGCGCCGGTTCGAACACTCACGGTATCGACCTGAAGTGA
- a CDS encoding DUF1559 domain-containing protein, which produces MSRSRRGFTLIELLVVIAIIAILIGLLLPAVQKVREAAARMKCANNMKQIGLAIHNYESTFQKIVPSRDYPTFKGGWLVSLLPYIEQNNLYQSMMAVPGANGAPDPVYANGGMDVPPYSNTIVPTYVCPSDPRTGNAFIANPNNLTGPYSTDSSTAHALTDYVAVYGFTWVQNLANGELPASQQGMMYVPKNPSGPPHKKFGDVTDGLSNTVAVGEKPPISDLSWGWWTAGRRDVVWGTESQADAAIATTDQNNAPCNDPAPHYFRAPVAGGVSNPCNANHFYSLHTGGANWTLGDGSVRFVSYSASSIIVSMSSISGGEVIDGSQY; this is translated from the coding sequence ATGTCTCGTTCCCGGCGCGGGTTTACGCTGATCGAACTGCTGGTGGTGATTGCGATCATCGCGATCCTGATCGGGCTCTTGCTGCCGGCCGTTCAGAAGGTCCGCGAGGCCGCCGCACGCATGAAGTGCGCCAACAACATGAAGCAGATCGGGTTGGCGATCCACAACTACGAGAGTACGTTCCAGAAGATCGTCCCGAGCCGCGATTACCCGACGTTCAAGGGGGGCTGGCTCGTTTCGCTCTTACCGTACATCGAACAGAACAACCTGTACCAGTCGATGATGGCCGTTCCCGGGGCGAACGGGGCCCCGGACCCGGTGTACGCGAACGGCGGGATGGACGTGCCGCCATATTCCAACACGATCGTACCGACTTATGTTTGCCCGTCTGATCCGCGGACCGGAAACGCATTTATCGCCAACCCGAACAACTTGACCGGCCCGTACTCGACAGATTCCTCGACCGCGCACGCTCTGACGGACTATGTGGCGGTTTACGGGTTCACCTGGGTTCAGAACTTAGCGAACGGTGAGCTCCCCGCCTCACAACAGGGGATGATGTACGTCCCGAAAAACCCGAGCGGGCCACCGCACAAGAAGTTCGGCGACGTGACCGATGGTTTGAGCAACACGGTGGCGGTCGGGGAAAAGCCGCCGATCTCTGACTTGTCGTGGGGGTGGTGGACGGCGGGCCGGCGGGACGTCGTCTGGGGGACGGAGTCCCAGGCCGACGCGGCGATCGCGACCACCGATCAGAACAACGCGCCGTGCAACGATCCGGCCCCCCACTACTTCCGCGCGCCGGTCGCCGGGGGGGTGTCGAACCCGTGTAACGCCAATCACTTTTACAGCCTGCACACCGGAGGGGCGAACTGGACGCTCGGAGACGGTTCGGTCCGGTTCGTATCGTATTCCGCCAGTTCCATTATCGTCTCGATGTCCTCCATTTCGGGCGGCGAGGTGATCGACGGCAGCCAGTACTAA
- a CDS encoding sigma-54-dependent transcriptional regulator — translation MPHSVLIIDDEEPIAWALRRAFEREGHRVAVAATAEDGLAKAKQNPPDVVFLDVRLPGMDGLTALGELKKRAPAAAVVVITAHGNLNTAVKAVEGGAFDYLAKPFELAQALDAAKRALANRNVGADSVSEDSGGSRPPLAEVDASPDAIIGRSPAMQTVFKRIALVAPTTACVLVTGESGTGKELVARAVHANSPRRGKPLLVAHVAAYNPNLVESELFGHVRGAFTGADRPRDGLLKLADGGTVFLDELADIPLPVQAKLLRVLERQEVQPVGGSESQQVDVRIVSATHADLSAAVREGTFRHDLFFRLNVYPIHVPPLRDRVDDIPLLADYFLRKFGVANPGGALPADTLAFLKARPWPGNVRELRNAMEHAAIEARGGPLRPEHFPEPSTTSGPASTAERLRSLVTEWVRKRVQAFEGREPADLHQALIEAVEPAVLDEVLRQVDGNRLVAARWLGLARATVRKLIRKYHPDTAEPEGDE, via the coding sequence ATGCCCCATTCCGTACTCATCATTGACGACGAAGAGCCGATCGCGTGGGCACTGCGGCGGGCGTTCGAGCGCGAAGGCCACCGTGTCGCCGTCGCCGCCACCGCCGAGGACGGACTCGCGAAGGCCAAGCAGAACCCGCCGGACGTCGTGTTCCTCGACGTCCGGCTGCCCGGCATGGACGGCCTCACCGCGCTCGGCGAACTCAAGAAGCGCGCGCCGGCCGCGGCCGTCGTCGTCATCACGGCGCACGGCAACCTGAACACCGCGGTCAAGGCCGTCGAGGGCGGCGCGTTCGACTACCTCGCCAAGCCGTTCGAGCTGGCCCAGGCGCTCGACGCCGCGAAACGGGCGCTCGCGAACCGGAACGTGGGCGCGGATTCGGTTTCGGAGGACTCGGGGGGCTCACGCCCCCCGCTCGCCGAGGTGGACGCGAGCCCGGACGCGATCATCGGGCGCAGCCCGGCGATGCAGACGGTGTTCAAACGCATCGCCCTCGTCGCCCCGACCACGGCGTGCGTACTCGTCACCGGCGAGAGCGGGACCGGTAAGGAACTGGTCGCCCGCGCGGTCCACGCGAACAGCCCGCGGCGCGGAAAGCCGCTCCTGGTCGCGCACGTCGCGGCGTACAACCCGAACCTCGTCGAGAGCGAACTGTTCGGCCACGTCCGCGGCGCGTTCACCGGTGCCGACCGGCCCCGCGACGGGCTCCTCAAACTCGCGGACGGCGGCACCGTGTTCCTCGACGAACTCGCCGACATTCCGCTGCCCGTGCAGGCCAAGTTGCTCCGCGTGCTGGAGCGGCAAGAGGTGCAGCCCGTCGGCGGGAGCGAGTCGCAGCAGGTCGATGTGCGGATCGTGTCGGCCACGCACGCGGACCTCTCCGCGGCGGTGCGCGAAGGGACGTTCCGGCACGACCTCTTCTTCCGGCTGAACGTGTACCCGATTCACGTGCCGCCGCTGCGCGACCGGGTGGACGACATTCCCCTCCTCGCTGATTACTTCCTCCGCAAGTTCGGCGTCGCGAACCCCGGCGGCGCGCTGCCGGCCGACACCCTCGCGTTCCTCAAGGCCCGGCCGTGGCCGGGGAACGTCCGCGAACTCCGCAACGCGATGGAGCACGCGGCCATCGAAGCGCGCGGCGGGCCGCTGCGGCCGGAACACTTCCCCGAGCCGAGCACCACCAGCGGGCCGGCTTCGACCGCCGAGCGACTCCGGTCCCTGGTGACCGAATGGGTGCGCAAGCGGGTGCAGGCGTTCGAGGGCCGCGAACCAGCCGACCTGCACCAGGCGCTCATTGAGGCCGTCGAGCCGGCCGTCCTCGACGAGGTGCTCCGCCAGGTGGACGGCAACCGGTTGGTCGCGGCCCGCTGGCTCGGGCTCGCCCGCGCCACTGTGCGCAAACTCATCCGCAAGTACCACCCGGACACCGCGGAACCGGAAGGGGACGAGTGA
- the tnpC gene encoding IS66 family transposase, whose amino-acid sequence MTPVPQPPELPSDLPPQVVAYIRILEATIAELTAQVTGLTTRVAELEARLNQNSTNSSKPPSSDAPHVKPAPPKPPSGKRRGGQPGHPKAERTLLPPDEIRALKPSTCRDCAHPLTGDDPQPAVHQVHEIPVITPHVTEYRCHRLRCPHCGTTTAATVPAEAATGYGPRAQAVAAVLTGSCRLGKRGTSQLFADLFGLPLSPAMVCKLQHRTAEALKPVAEDALIYTRGQPANVDETGWTQGRKRAWLWVAVTTFVVAFLIRKTRGRSAFDDLRAGSTAVHTTDRYPVYTHLSKHTRQLCWAHLRRDFQAMIDRGGSGTAIGAALLASSDALFEHWYRVRDGTLARSTFRSNYVPELRHQIGEHLRTGAACGCAKTAATCGDLLAVEASLWTFARVVGVEPTNNAAEREVRHAVCWRKTSFGTDSERGSRFVERILTVLASCRRQNRNVLAFLTDAIRAHRNGEPAPTLLPA is encoded by the coding sequence ATGACGCCTGTCCCTCAACCGCCGGAACTCCCGAGCGACCTGCCCCCACAGGTCGTGGCGTATATCCGCATTCTTGAGGCCACGATTGCCGAACTCACCGCCCAGGTCACCGGGCTCACCACCCGCGTCGCGGAACTCGAGGCCCGTCTCAACCAGAACTCCACCAACTCGTCCAAGCCCCCTTCGTCCGACGCCCCGCACGTGAAACCGGCCCCGCCCAAGCCGCCCTCGGGCAAGAGACGAGGCGGGCAACCGGGGCACCCCAAAGCCGAACGCACCCTGCTGCCGCCCGATGAGATCCGGGCACTTAAGCCGTCCACGTGCCGGGACTGTGCGCACCCGTTGACCGGGGACGACCCACAACCGGCCGTTCATCAGGTCCACGAGATCCCCGTCATCACGCCTCACGTCACCGAGTATCGGTGCCACCGGCTCCGGTGCCCGCACTGCGGCACGACGACCGCGGCGACGGTGCCGGCCGAGGCGGCGACCGGATACGGACCCCGGGCTCAGGCGGTGGCCGCGGTGCTCACCGGCTCGTGCCGCCTGGGCAAGCGCGGCACGAGCCAATTGTTCGCCGACCTGTTCGGCCTGCCCCTGAGCCCGGCGATGGTGTGCAAGCTCCAGCACCGAACCGCGGAGGCGTTGAAGCCGGTGGCCGAGGACGCCCTGATCTACACCCGCGGACAACCGGCCAACGTGGACGAGACCGGCTGGACCCAAGGCCGCAAGCGGGCCTGGTTGTGGGTGGCCGTGACCACGTTCGTGGTGGCCTTCCTGATCCGAAAGACCCGGGGCCGAAGCGCCTTCGATGATCTGCGAGCGGGCTCGACGGCCGTCCACACGACCGACCGGTATCCGGTGTACACGCACCTTTCCAAGCACACGCGCCAGCTGTGCTGGGCGCACCTGCGTCGCGATTTCCAGGCGATGATCGACCGCGGCGGTTCCGGGACGGCGATCGGTGCGGCTCTGTTGGCGAGTTCGGACGCCTTGTTCGAGCATTGGTATCGGGTCCGGGACGGAACCCTCGCGCGGTCCACATTCCGATCGAACTACGTCCCCGAATTGCGTCACCAGATCGGCGAGCACCTGCGGACCGGGGCTGCGTGCGGCTGCGCCAAGACCGCCGCCACCTGCGGCGACCTGTTGGCCGTCGAGGCGTCGTTGTGGACGTTCGCGCGGGTCGTCGGTGTGGAACCGACCAACAACGCGGCCGAGCGCGAGGTGCGCCACGCGGTGTGCTGGCGCAAAACCAGCTTCGGGACCGACAGCGAACGCGGGAGCCGATTCGTGGAACGCATCTTGACGGTCCTCGCCTCGTGCCGCCGGCAGAACCGCAACGTATTGGCATTCCTCACCGACGCCATCCGCGCACACCGCAATGGCGAGCCGGCACCGACACTGCTCCCGGCCTAA
- the tnpA gene encoding IS66 family insertion sequence element accessory protein TnpA — MPAVPAASRRDPAATRRRWAERLERFRRSGQTIAQFCAAEGVSPPSFYVWRRTLADHAPSPVPVTPTLVPIRLTPSPAGPPIEVVFPSGTVLRFPVDARPEVIAALVHAVEGRPC; from the coding sequence GTGCCTGCTGTCCCTGCTGCCTCTCGCCGTGACCCGGCCGCCACCCGTCGCCGGTGGGCCGAACGACTCGAACGGTTCCGCCGGTCGGGGCAGACGATCGCTCAGTTCTGTGCCGCCGAGGGCGTCTCACCGCCGTCCTTTTATGTGTGGCGGCGAACCCTCGCGGACCACGCCCCATCACCCGTACCGGTCACTCCGACGCTCGTCCCCATCCGCCTGACCCCGTCGCCCGCCGGACCGCCGATCGAGGTGGTGTTCCCGTCGGGAACCGTCCTGCGGTTCCCGGTCGATGCCCGACCGGAGGTCATCGCCGCCCTCGTGCATGCGGTGGAGGGGCGCCCGTGCTGA
- the tnpB gene encoding IS66 family insertion sequence element accessory protein TnpB (TnpB, as the term is used for proteins encoded by IS66 family insertion elements, is considered an accessory protein, since TnpC, encoded by a neighboring gene, is a DDE family transposase.) produces MLSIPPTTQLWYGGAVDLRLGFDGLYRHVQSTLQADPLSGHLFIFTNRSANRLKALYWTRHGLCLWCQRLERGRYHFPTPTDRKLELTATEFAMILDGIDYSSAKRFTRYCRPKASESDLRTRTS; encoded by the coding sequence GTGCTGAGCATTCCACCCACCACCCAGCTCTGGTACGGCGGGGCCGTCGATCTGCGCCTCGGGTTCGACGGCCTGTACCGCCACGTCCAATCCACGCTTCAGGCCGATCCCTTGAGCGGGCATCTGTTCATTTTCACCAATCGCTCGGCCAACCGGCTCAAGGCCCTGTACTGGACCCGCCACGGGCTCTGCTTGTGGTGCCAGCGACTCGAGCGCGGGCGGTACCACTTCCCCACCCCGACCGACCGCAAACTCGAACTCACCGCCACCGAGTTCGCCATGATCCTCGACGGCATCGACTACTCGTCGGCCAAACGTTTCACCCGTTATTGTCGCCCGAAAGCGTCCGAATCCGACTTGCGCACCCGCACGTCCTGA